In Janthinobacterium sp. 67, a genomic segment contains:
- a CDS encoding LysR family transcriptional regulator: MQDIDNLSGVALFVQLAQAGSFVAAARQAGISPSAVSKSLARLEQRLGARLFQRSTRQLSLTAEGKLFLARSERILAEMQAAQEELAGKLAPRGRLRLGLPELGSVFLPALADFAAQHPAIALDLDFSDALADVVGDGFDAVIRIGAPRDSRLAARKLGQFRSCLVASPAYLARHGTPSHPLELQQHACLHYRFRHSGKVEQWQLRQQAEAPVPELPLSMVCNNVEARLHFARQGLGIAWLPDFYVRSAIDDGSLVEVLRDYAIAGHPAHSCWLLWPSGPHLAPKVRALVDFLAGADLLLPAAYGSGR; the protein is encoded by the coding sequence ATGCAAGACATCGATAATCTCTCCGGCGTGGCCCTGTTCGTGCAACTGGCGCAGGCGGGCAGCTTTGTCGCCGCCGCGCGCCAGGCCGGCATTTCTCCATCGGCCGTCAGCAAGAGTCTGGCCCGACTCGAGCAGCGGCTGGGCGCGCGCCTGTTCCAGCGCAGCACGCGCCAGCTGAGCCTGACGGCCGAGGGCAAGCTGTTCCTCGCGCGCAGCGAGCGCATCCTGGCGGAAATGCAGGCGGCGCAGGAGGAGTTGGCGGGCAAGCTGGCGCCGCGCGGACGCCTGCGCCTGGGCTTGCCGGAACTGGGTAGCGTGTTCCTGCCCGCGCTGGCCGATTTTGCCGCGCAGCACCCGGCCATCGCCCTCGACCTGGACTTTTCCGATGCGCTGGCCGATGTCGTCGGCGACGGTTTCGACGCCGTCATCCGCATCGGCGCCCCGCGCGATTCGCGCCTGGCCGCCCGCAAGCTGGGCCAGTTCCGCTCCTGCCTCGTGGCCTCGCCCGCCTACCTGGCGCGCCACGGCACGCCCAGCCATCCCCTTGAACTGCAACAACATGCTTGCCTGCACTACCGCTTCCGCCACAGCGGCAAGGTGGAACAGTGGCAGCTGCGCCAGCAAGCCGAGGCGCCGGTGCCGGAATTGCCACTGTCCATGGTCTGCAACAACGTCGAGGCACGGCTGCACTTCGCGCGGCAAGGCCTGGGTATCGCCTGGCTGCCCGACTTTTATGTGCGCTCCGCCATCGACGACGGCAGCTTGGTCGAAGTGCTGAGGGACTACGCGATCGCCGGCCATCCGGCCCACAGTTGCTGGCTGCTGTGGCCATCCGGGCCGCACCTGGCGCCGAAAGTGCGGGCGCTCGTCGATTTCCTGGCCGGAGCGGATCTTCTGTTGCCAGCCGCCTACGGATCAGGCCGATAA
- a CDS encoding MarR family winged helix-turn-helix transcriptional regulator — translation MQGFRPASRREAGTITEAMVVEAEVSAVARAQGLALQNMRVVMRAAQRHSAQIEKQCGVSGAQLWVMQELLERPGLRMGELAGKMSIHQTTASNLVDALVKKAYVRKARDQPDQRVVTLTLTVEGQAVIAGAPQPARGLLPSALAQLDAASLAHLNQGLSALLAVIAPDDRQAGMQPFPFTM, via the coding sequence ATGCAGGGATTCCGGCCCGCCAGCAGGCGCGAAGCCGGCACGATAACGGAGGCAATGGTGGTGGAAGCGGAAGTTTCGGCGGTGGCCAGGGCGCAGGGGCTGGCCTTGCAAAACATGCGCGTCGTCATGCGTGCGGCGCAGCGGCACTCGGCGCAGATCGAGAAGCAATGCGGCGTGTCGGGCGCGCAACTGTGGGTGATGCAGGAATTGCTGGAGCGCCCAGGCCTGCGCATGGGCGAGCTGGCCGGCAAGATGTCGATCCACCAGACGACGGCCAGCAACCTGGTCGACGCGCTGGTCAAGAAAGCCTATGTGCGCAAGGCGCGCGACCAGCCCGACCAGCGCGTGGTGACATTGACCCTGACGGTGGAAGGGCAGGCCGTCATCGCCGGCGCGCCGCAGCCGGCGCGCGGCTTGCTGCCCAGTGCCCTGGCCCAGCTGGACGCCGCCAGCCTGGCGCACCTGAACCAGGGCTTGAGCGCCTTGCTGGCCGTCATCGCTCCCGATGACAGGCAGGCCGGCATGCAGCCGTTTCCGTTTACGATGTAG
- a CDS encoding toxin-antitoxin system YwqK family antitoxin: protein MKNQQTLRWLLAAALGMGATLPPAAVSTPTLQEEDHTMYLDQDFMPSKQRRATYALRTPPVRDEALGAWHVRLEFPDTPGVLAFETYATDLDLSQVRFVRFRKYYYENGQLLRETYFNDQGEELLGGCVYFENGQVKQRVTALPNGRDSISETYHENGQLMNRTLYHGDEMADGEHVSYGANGAVSNRSYQRNGKMDGVQESFYDDGKLFQRGQFVDGKREGEFVTYAQDGKVLAKTVWVHGQPDGWSFESHGNGVMSNKTLYQKGAVLSLEKWGANGHPIFAWQKDAQGRDHGDTTDWHANGVRASVTPFVKGQRHGLLQTWYSDGSLRQIVPYEHGKKHGIERQWDKTGKLVLEQAWQDGQPVTGS from the coding sequence ATGAAGAATCAACAGACGCTGCGCTGGCTGCTGGCCGCCGCACTGGGCATGGGTGCGACCCTGCCGCCGGCGGCGGTGTCAACGCCAACGCTGCAGGAGGAAGACCACACCATGTACCTGGATCAAGATTTCATGCCCAGCAAGCAGCGCCGCGCTACCTATGCGCTGCGCACGCCGCCCGTGCGCGACGAGGCGCTGGGCGCCTGGCACGTGCGGCTCGAATTTCCCGACACGCCGGGCGTGCTGGCCTTTGAAACCTATGCCACCGACCTGGATCTGAGCCAGGTCAGGTTCGTGCGTTTTCGCAAGTACTACTACGAAAATGGTCAGTTGTTGCGCGAAACCTATTTCAATGACCAGGGCGAGGAGCTGCTCGGCGGCTGCGTGTACTTCGAGAATGGCCAGGTCAAGCAGCGGGTGACGGCCTTGCCGAACGGGCGCGACAGCATCTCGGAAACGTATCACGAGAATGGCCAGCTGATGAACCGCACCTTGTATCACGGCGACGAGATGGCCGACGGCGAGCACGTGTCATATGGCGCGAACGGGGCCGTCAGCAACCGGTCTTATCAACGCAATGGCAAGATGGATGGTGTGCAGGAATCGTTTTATGACGATGGCAAGCTGTTCCAGCGGGGACAGTTCGTCGATGGCAAGCGCGAGGGCGAGTTTGTCACGTATGCGCAGGACGGCAAGGTGCTGGCCAAAACCGTGTGGGTGCACGGCCAGCCCGACGGCTGGTCGTTTGAAAGCCATGGCAATGGCGTCATGTCGAACAAAACGCTGTACCAGAAAGGCGCCGTGCTCAGCCTGGAAAAGTGGGGGGCGAATGGCCATCCCATTTTTGCCTGGCAGAAAGACGCGCAGGGGCGCGACCACGGCGACACGACGGATTGGCATGCCAACGGCGTGCGCGCCAGCGTGACGCCGTTCGTCAAAGGCCAGCGCCACGGCTTGCTGCAAACCTGGTACAGCGACGGCAGCCTGCGGCAGATCGTGCCGTATGAACATGGCAAGAAGCACGGCATCGAGCGCCAGTGGGACAAGACCGGCAAGCTGGTGCTGGAACAGGCATGGCAGGATGGGCAGCCGGTGACAGGCAGTTAG
- a CDS encoding chloride channel protein — MKHLHDIPSAFKHEFANPRLWWSRAVVVGMAAIAGLVVVGFTWLAEEALDLFLFFNGKAWWFALLWTPACAALLVWLTRRYAMGAAGSGIPQVMATLDPAVAPEQRSLFVSLKLSAAKIVLTAGGLLGGLSLGREGPSVQIAAGVMLSARRWLPRHSQVSAHSLLVAGGAAGIAAAFNTPLAGVMFAIEELSRSPEQRNSGLIVAGIVLAGMMAVSIHGNATHFGIIHPGPIGLALALPGLLVTLVAGVAGGLFARLLLASARGNPLGKLSAWRKGRPVLFAAVCGLLVAAIGIASHGATFGSGTVATRAMLEGSSDVAPAFVAFKYVATWLTVWSGVPAGIFAPSLAIGAGIGHDVAVLLHYPHAPALIALGMVGFLAAATQAPLTAFIIVMEMVDGHGMVLSLMACAVVASTVSRVLSEPLYGALAQLQLQRLPQASRETTS; from the coding sequence ATGAAGCATTTGCACGATATTCCCTCTGCCTTCAAGCATGAATTTGCCAACCCGCGCCTGTGGTGGTCGCGCGCCGTCGTCGTCGGCATGGCCGCCATCGCGGGGCTCGTCGTCGTGGGCTTTACGTGGCTGGCGGAGGAAGCGCTGGACTTGTTTCTCTTTTTTAACGGCAAGGCCTGGTGGTTCGCCCTGCTGTGGACGCCGGCCTGCGCCGCCCTGCTGGTCTGGCTGACGCGCCGCTACGCGATGGGCGCGGCCGGTTCCGGCATCCCGCAAGTGATGGCGACACTGGACCCGGCCGTCGCGCCCGAGCAGCGCTCATTGTTTGTCTCCCTGAAACTCAGCGCCGCGAAGATCGTCCTGACGGCGGGCGGCTTGCTGGGGGGATTGTCGCTGGGGCGCGAAGGGCCATCCGTGCAGATCGCCGCCGGCGTGATGCTGTCCGCGCGCCGCTGGCTGCCCCGTCATTCGCAGGTGAGCGCCCATTCCCTGCTGGTGGCCGGCGGCGCGGCCGGCATCGCGGCCGCCTTCAACACGCCGCTGGCCGGCGTCATGTTTGCCATCGAGGAACTTTCGCGCTCGCCCGAGCAGCGCAACAGCGGCCTCATCGTCGCCGGCATCGTGCTGGCCGGCATGATGGCCGTGTCCATCCACGGCAACGCCACCCACTTCGGCATCATCCACCCGGGTCCCATCGGCCTGGCGCTGGCCTTGCCGGGCTTGCTCGTGACCCTGGTCGCGGGCGTGGCCGGCGGCCTGTTCGCGCGGCTGCTGCTGGCGTCCGCCCGCGGCAATCCGCTGGGCAAATTGTCCGCGTGGAGAAAAGGCCGGCCCGTGCTGTTCGCCGCCGTGTGTGGCCTGCTGGTGGCGGCCATCGGCATCGCCAGCCATGGCGCCACGTTCGGCAGCGGCACCGTGGCCACGCGCGCCATGCTGGAAGGCTCGTCCGACGTGGCGCCCGCCTTTGTCGCCTTCAAATATGTGGCGACGTGGCTGACCGTGTGGTCGGGCGTGCCGGCCGGCATCTTCGCGCCGTCGCTGGCCATCGGCGCCGGCATCGGCCACGATGTCGCCGTCCTGCTCCATTACCCGCACGCGCCGGCCCTGATCGCGCTGGGCATGGTCGGTTTCCTGGCCGCCGCCACGCAAGCGCCGCTGACGGCGTTTATCATTGTCATGGAAATGGTCGACGGCCACGGCATGGTGCTCAGCCTGATGGCCTGCGCCGTCGTGGCCAGCACGGTCTCGCGCGTGCTGAGCGAACCGCTGTACGGGGCGCTGGCGCAACTGCAGCTGCAGCGGCTGCCGCAGGCCAGCCGGGAAACTACATCGTAA